From Labilithrix sp., a single genomic window includes:
- the ligD gene encoding non-homologous end-joining DNA ligase encodes MSAETSAEALARELGAPTGDVRGARIVPMMCERHESRALLDRAGWLFELKLDGVRIVADKRGASVSLSYRKQRDATDSYAEIVDALAKLPEDRVVLDGEIVAFDANGRPDFQLLAQRFQSDPKRARRMAAGQVPVVYIVFDCLAIGGYDLRGFPLEARKEILNRVVPPEAGGLVRQHPTFDRGGDLFRFCEEHSLEGVVAKKLGSPYRPGERTSEWLKIKREHDCELVVVGWTEGESARSTLGALDVASWEGDELVYRGKVGSGLSAATILTLLPRLEALQVDEPVTTRGVYSAAKQRFYCKPELVVSVRYGMMQRDGLLRFPTFRGLRPDVDPKDCTLNSPA; translated from the coding sequence GTGAGCGCGGAGACCTCGGCGGAGGCGCTCGCGCGGGAGCTCGGCGCCCCGACCGGCGACGTGCGCGGCGCGCGGATCGTGCCGATGATGTGCGAGCGCCACGAGTCCCGCGCGCTGCTCGATCGCGCGGGCTGGCTCTTCGAGCTGAAGCTCGACGGCGTCCGCATCGTCGCGGACAAACGCGGCGCGAGCGTCAGCCTCTCGTACCGCAAGCAGCGCGACGCGACCGACAGCTACGCCGAGATCGTCGACGCGCTCGCGAAGCTCCCCGAGGATCGCGTCGTGCTCGACGGCGAGATCGTCGCGTTCGACGCGAACGGACGCCCCGACTTCCAGCTCCTCGCGCAGCGCTTCCAGTCCGATCCGAAGCGCGCGCGGAGGATGGCGGCGGGTCAGGTCCCGGTCGTCTACATCGTCTTCGACTGCCTCGCGATCGGCGGCTACGACCTCCGCGGCTTCCCGCTCGAGGCGCGGAAGGAGATCCTGAACCGCGTCGTCCCCCCCGAGGCAGGCGGCCTCGTGCGCCAGCACCCGACGTTCGATCGCGGCGGCGATCTGTTCCGCTTCTGCGAGGAGCACTCGCTCGAGGGCGTCGTCGCGAAGAAGCTCGGCTCGCCGTACCGCCCCGGCGAGCGCACGTCGGAGTGGCTCAAGATCAAGCGAGAGCACGACTGCGAGCTCGTGGTGGTGGGCTGGACGGAGGGCGAGAGCGCGCGGTCGACGCTCGGCGCGCTCGACGTCGCGTCGTGGGAAGGGGACGAGCTCGTCTATCGCGGCAAGGTCGGGAGCGGCCTCAGCGCCGCGACGATCCTGACGCTCCTCCCGCGGCTCGAGGCGCTCCAGGTCGACGAGCCGGTGACGACGCGCGGCGTGTATTCGGCGGCGAAGCAGCGGTTTTATTGCAAGCCGGAGCTCGTCGTGTCGGTCCGCTACGGGATGATGCAGCGCGACGGTCTCCTCCGCTTCCCGACGTTCCGCGGGCTCCGGCCCGACGTCGATCCGAAGGACTGCACGCTCAACAGCCCGGCTTGA
- a CDS encoding serine/threonine protein kinase, translating into MSELESAQPPPTSVPVPSSQERARIAREALIGKSIAGRYVLRALLGHGGMGAVYEAEHLGIGKKVAIKFVDPEFVTDEQVVTRFAREARAMSAIESAHIVSIFDAGTEEGRPYLVMELLRGEDLGQRLRRTTRVPLAEALHIIAMVLKGLGKAHAAGIVHRDLKPDNVFLVKNDDGGIHAKIVDFGVSKIERPRSKTSPLALTGRGTVLGTPFYMSPEQAQAMPDLDGRADLYSAGTILFECLTGRPPFTGETYEQIILAICMRDAPDVRTIDPEIPPPVAALVAKALARDRTQRFSSADEMLAALHELSPEEKKLVPREHLPNKTLAVGSAAAAPASASQPASTPFQGNATQIAGSGAAGAGTAGAGASGSGVGTAGAGASGSGVGTAGTVGLGASGSGVGTAGTVGLGASGASALGVGVSGAGALGAGVSGAGASGAGAAPSAIARSGTSPLAVSTSDRAPAGMSRRRSTSAVIATAVVATLLGIGATLLLVSAIGKKDPPASATAPASITSGVASSALAPSPSPIPSPPEPASTAASASPSASSSAAPSAPSPSALSPSPSPLAAPLKPAVPPKPVVAPALAPAPAVRPSPGPAAPAPVSAPAPGKLDIARDLP; encoded by the coding sequence ATGAGCGAGCTCGAATCCGCCCAGCCACCTCCGACGTCGGTCCCGGTGCCGTCGTCGCAGGAGCGCGCGCGCATCGCGCGAGAGGCGCTGATCGGCAAGTCGATCGCCGGTCGCTACGTGCTCCGCGCCCTCCTCGGGCACGGCGGCATGGGCGCGGTGTACGAGGCGGAGCACCTCGGCATCGGCAAGAAGGTCGCGATCAAGTTCGTCGACCCTGAGTTCGTGACCGACGAGCAGGTCGTCACCCGCTTCGCGCGCGAGGCGCGGGCGATGAGCGCGATCGAGAGCGCGCACATCGTCTCGATCTTCGACGCGGGCACGGAGGAGGGGCGCCCCTACCTCGTGATGGAGCTGCTCCGCGGTGAGGACCTCGGCCAGCGTCTCCGTCGCACGACGCGCGTCCCGCTCGCCGAGGCGCTCCACATCATCGCGATGGTGTTGAAGGGCCTCGGCAAGGCGCACGCCGCGGGCATCGTCCACCGCGACCTCAAGCCCGACAACGTCTTCCTCGTGAAGAACGACGACGGCGGTATACACGCGAAAATCGTGGACTTCGGCGTATCCAAGATCGAGCGCCCGCGCAGCAAGACCTCACCTCTCGCGCTCACGGGCCGCGGCACGGTCCTCGGCACGCCGTTCTACATGAGCCCGGAGCAGGCGCAGGCGATGCCCGACCTCGACGGCCGCGCCGACCTCTACAGCGCGGGCACGATCCTCTTCGAGTGCCTCACCGGCCGCCCGCCGTTCACGGGCGAGACGTACGAGCAGATCATCCTCGCGATCTGCATGCGCGACGCGCCCGACGTCCGCACGATCGACCCGGAGATCCCGCCCCCGGTCGCGGCCCTCGTCGCGAAGGCACTCGCGCGCGATCGCACGCAGCGCTTCTCCTCCGCCGACGAGATGCTAGCCGCGCTCCATGAGCTCTCACCGGAAGAGAAGAAGCTCGTCCCACGCGAGCACCTCCCGAACAAGACACTCGCCGTCGGCAGCGCCGCGGCCGCGCCCGCGTCGGCCTCCCAACCGGCGTCGACGCCGTTCCAAGGCAACGCCACTCAGATCGCAGGCTCGGGCGCCGCGGGCGCGGGGACGGCGGGTGCGGGCGCGTCGGGCTCGGGCGTGGGGACGGCGGGTGCGGGCGCGTCGGGCTCGGGCGTGGGGACGGCGGGCACGGTGGGCTTGGGCGCGTCGGGCTCGGGCGTGGGGACGGCGGGCACGGTGGGCTTGGGCGCGTCGGGCGCGAGCGCGTTGGGCGTGGGCGTGTCGGGCGCGGGTGCGTTGGGGGCGGGCGTGTCGGGCGCGGGTGCGTCGGGTGCGGGCGCGGCGCCGTCTGCGATTGCGCGTTCGGGCACGAGCCCGCTCGCGGTCTCCACCTCCGATCGCGCGCCGGCGGGGATGTCGCGGCGTCGCTCGACGAGCGCGGTCATCGCGACGGCGGTGGTCGCGACGCTGCTCGGCATCGGCGCGACGCTCCTCCTCGTCTCCGCGATCGGCAAGAAAGATCCGCCGGCCTCCGCGACGGCGCCGGCGAGCATCACGTCGGGCGTCGCATCGTCGGCGCTCGCTCCTTCGCCGTCGCCGATCCCATCACCGCCCGAGCCCGCATCGACCGCGGCGTCGGCGTCGCCGTCGGCTTCGTCTTCGGCCGCGCCGTCGGCGCCGTCGCCGTCGGCACTGTCGCCGTCGCCGTCGCCGCTGGCGGCACCGCTGAAGCCGGCGGTACCGCCGAAGCCGGTCGTCGCGCCTGCTCTTGCGCCCGCCCCCGCGGTCAGGCCGTCGCCGGGCCCCGCCGCGCCCGCGCCCGTGTCTGCGCCGGCGCCGGGCAAGCTGGATATCGCGCGCGATCTGCCCTGA
- a CDS encoding collagen-like protein has translation MSGRDGRDGVQGPKGEPGPEGPMGSQGPKGDPGAPGAKGEPGEQGPAGPQGPAGSQGPQGVQGLTGPQGPAGPKGESGVSIDPNRFFTVMGNAVAGVAGTTNASVAACPDDAVLMSGGCAATNIPQGFGVEYHPQSGRYRYFCQTKTAGNTVTAQAFCMTTTP, from the coding sequence ATGAGCGGTCGCGATGGGCGGGATGGCGTCCAAGGGCCGAAGGGCGAGCCGGGCCCCGAAGGTCCGATGGGGAGCCAAGGCCCGAAAGGTGATCCTGGCGCGCCGGGCGCGAAGGGCGAGCCCGGCGAACAAGGCCCGGCAGGACCGCAAGGTCCGGCAGGTTCCCAGGGGCCACAAGGCGTTCAGGGGCTCACGGGGCCTCAAGGCCCTGCGGGTCCGAAGGGGGAGTCGGGCGTCAGCATTGACCCGAACCGGTTCTTCACGGTCATGGGAAACGCGGTTGCGGGCGTCGCCGGCACGACGAACGCGAGCGTCGCCGCCTGCCCCGATGACGCCGTCCTCATGTCCGGCGGGTGCGCGGCAACAAACATCCCGCAAGGATTCGGCGTCGAGTACCACCCGCAGAGCGGCAGGTACCGGTACTTCTGTCAGACCAAGACCGCGGGGAACACGGTCACGGCGCAGGCCTTCTGCATGACCACCACGCCGTGA
- a CDS encoding SDR family oxidoreductase, with amino-acid sequence MADNGEKRTALITGASAGLGKEMAALFAADKHDVVLVARSKSKLEELAHELEEAHGITAGVIAADLGEHTAPATIFDVAKKRGLAIDFLVNNAGFGTTGEFLKLDLARELQMIDVNIRALVELTHRFAPAMVERKFGRILNVASTAAFQAGPYMSNYYATKAFVVSFSEGLAYELAGTGVTVTCHCPGATATDFSATAGNDKSKLFKNNSNVADAKSVATHAYRAMHAGDVLAIHGAMNWLMAQMVPLSPRSLIRSITAGLNKPDPS; translated from the coding sequence ATGGCGGACAACGGCGAGAAGCGCACGGCGCTCATCACGGGCGCGTCGGCGGGGTTGGGCAAGGAGATGGCGGCGCTCTTCGCCGCCGACAAGCACGACGTGGTGCTGGTCGCGCGGAGCAAGTCGAAGCTCGAAGAGCTGGCGCACGAGCTCGAGGAGGCGCACGGCATCACCGCGGGCGTCATCGCCGCGGACCTCGGCGAGCACACGGCCCCCGCGACCATCTTCGACGTCGCGAAGAAGCGCGGCCTCGCGATCGACTTCCTCGTGAACAACGCAGGCTTCGGCACGACGGGCGAGTTCCTGAAGCTCGACCTCGCGCGTGAGCTCCAGATGATCGACGTGAACATCCGCGCCCTCGTGGAGCTGACGCACCGCTTCGCGCCCGCGATGGTGGAGCGCAAGTTCGGCCGCATCCTGAACGTCGCCTCCACCGCCGCGTTCCAGGCGGGCCCGTACATGTCGAACTACTACGCGACGAAGGCGTTCGTCGTGAGCTTCAGCGAGGGTCTGGCCTACGAGCTCGCCGGCACGGGCGTGACGGTCACCTGCCACTGCCCGGGCGCGACCGCGACCGACTTCTCCGCGACGGCCGGCAACGACAAGTCGAAGCTGTTCAAGAACAACAGCAACGTGGCGGACGCCAAGAGCGTCGCGACCCACGCCTACCGCGCGATGCACGCCGGCGACGTGCTCGCGATCCACGGCGCCATGAACTGGCTGATGGCGCAGATGGTCCCGCTCTCCCCGCGCTCTTTGATCCGCAGCATCACCGCCGGCCTGAACAAGCCAGACCCTTCCTGA
- a CDS encoding macro domain-containing protein, producing MKRRIEVRACSITETGADFVVNASNDSATLGGGVSRALYNECGGDVLQREMRQKLEDEFDGVLDEGDCLITSAGTSTRFRHVLHVPAVDYRGTRATLSASGVEKTVTSPERIQACTAAALRAAAEISERDARPVSLCIPLLGAGAGGLPAAVVCRSMIAGLREFFAESPEAGIELVVFAVPEPDRFSVCSRLVASAMS from the coding sequence ATGAAGCGACGCATCGAGGTCCGCGCCTGCTCAATCACCGAGACCGGGGCAGACTTCGTCGTGAACGCCTCGAACGACTCGGCGACCCTTGGCGGAGGCGTCTCCCGCGCGCTCTACAACGAGTGCGGCGGGGACGTCCTCCAGCGCGAGATGAGGCAGAAGCTCGAGGACGAGTTCGACGGCGTCCTGGACGAGGGGGACTGCCTGATTACGTCGGCCGGGACGTCGACGAGGTTTCGCCACGTCCTGCATGTTCCGGCGGTCGACTACCGTGGCACGCGGGCGACGCTCAGCGCGAGCGGGGTCGAGAAGACCGTGACCTCGCCGGAGCGCATCCAGGCGTGCACGGCAGCAGCGCTCCGGGCGGCAGCCGAGATCTCCGAGCGCGACGCACGCCCGGTCTCTCTCTGCATCCCGCTTCTTGGCGCTGGAGCGGGAGGTCTGCCCGCCGCCGTCGTCTGCCGCTCGATGATCGCCGGGCTCCGGGAGTTCTTCGCGGAGTCGCCCGAGGCTGGCATCGAGCTCGTCGTCTTCGCCGTTCCAGAGCCTGATCGGTTCTCGGTCTGCTCCCGGCTCGTTGCGTCCGCGATGAGCTGA
- a CDS encoding PrsW family intramembrane metalloprotease produces the protein MVSSLRWIGPSLVPALLLLAVIYFSDRRREPLWLVLLTFTLGVAGKVGTVWLEQRAAAWTGLDMNARVAGAAGSMLFLFGFAAPIREAVKVCAMWPAFRSKYFDEPIDGLVYSASAALGFALVESAHMLRVHPSGGIWIVRALLALPAHVFFACAWGYALGRAKRDKTPGPIFPLAWLVATAVHGLYIHLCYGRGAGALVGTVPLLLAMGIPVIFALRDLRAREDRSSRTSMLLERVSHLHIVSAPPSLRTVREAMHREGQPITLRWIFVGVFVTVGAMTLGLAGSIAFGHWAHVDFSVVDEHEISTTAPVALLGSGVLLAFPISGYLVARASNLPTMLEPAVAAALAIVLALALLGLAAPVALVFALAFSPIAWGLACAGAWIGRPARDA, from the coding sequence GTGGTCTCGTCGCTCCGCTGGATCGGGCCGTCGCTCGTCCCCGCGCTGCTGCTCCTCGCCGTCATCTATTTTTCGGATCGCCGTCGCGAGCCGCTGTGGCTCGTGCTCCTCACGTTCACGCTCGGCGTCGCGGGGAAGGTCGGCACGGTGTGGCTCGAGCAGCGCGCCGCGGCGTGGACGGGCCTCGACATGAACGCGCGCGTCGCCGGCGCGGCGGGGAGCATGCTCTTCCTCTTCGGCTTCGCGGCGCCGATCCGCGAGGCGGTGAAGGTCTGCGCGATGTGGCCCGCGTTCCGATCGAAGTACTTCGACGAGCCGATCGACGGCCTCGTCTACTCCGCGTCGGCCGCGCTCGGCTTCGCGCTCGTGGAGAGCGCGCACATGCTCCGCGTCCACCCGTCCGGCGGCATCTGGATCGTGCGCGCGCTCCTCGCGCTGCCGGCGCACGTGTTCTTCGCCTGCGCGTGGGGCTACGCGCTCGGCCGCGCGAAGCGAGACAAGACGCCGGGTCCGATCTTCCCGCTCGCGTGGCTCGTCGCCACCGCGGTGCATGGACTCTACATTCATCTCTGCTACGGGCGCGGCGCGGGCGCGCTCGTCGGCACCGTGCCGCTCCTCCTCGCGATGGGCATCCCCGTCATCTTCGCGCTCCGCGACCTTCGCGCGCGCGAGGACCGCTCGTCGCGCACGTCGATGCTGCTCGAGCGTGTCTCGCACCTGCACATCGTGTCGGCGCCGCCGAGCCTCCGCACCGTGCGCGAGGCGATGCACCGCGAGGGCCAGCCGATCACGCTCCGCTGGATCTTCGTCGGTGTGTTCGTGACGGTGGGCGCGATGACGCTCGGCCTCGCCGGCTCGATCGCGTTCGGCCACTGGGCGCACGTCGACTTCTCGGTCGTCGACGAGCACGAGATCTCGACGACGGCGCCGGTCGCGCTCCTCGGCTCGGGGGTCCTCCTCGCGTTCCCGATCAGCGGCTACCTCGTCGCGCGCGCCTCGAACCTCCCCACCATGCTCGAGCCCGCCGTCGCGGCCGCCCTCGCGATCGTGCTCGCGCTCGCGCTCCTGGGTCTCGCCGCCCCGGTCGCCCTCGTGTTCGCCCTCGCGTTTTCGCCGATCGCGTGGGGTCTGGCGTGCGCCGGCGCCTGGATCGGCCGCCCGGCGCGGGACGCTTGA
- a CDS encoding helix-turn-helix transcriptional regulator, whose product MPFEDPDRVIEDVGRRVAEVRRELGWTQQQAAEHLRMPLKNLQRIEAGMNLTIRTLTRVARGLGVRTRDLLDEPKSRERRRRGRPTTK is encoded by the coding sequence GTGCCGTTCGAAGATCCGGACCGAGTCATCGAGGACGTCGGGCGACGGGTCGCCGAGGTTCGACGCGAGCTCGGATGGACGCAGCAGCAGGCCGCCGAGCACCTCCGCATGCCACTGAAGAACCTCCAGCGCATCGAGGCCGGCATGAACCTCACCATCAGGACGCTCACCCGCGTCGCCCGAGGTCTTGGCGTTCGCACGCGTGACCTTCTCGACGAGCCGAAGTCGCGTGAGCGCCGGCGCCGGGGGCGCCCGACGACGAAGTAG
- the yacG gene encoding DNA gyrase inhibitor YacG: MAICPICGSEAKPRAENPSFPFCAPRCKTIDLGKWMDEEYRIPADDSPDEDDHPDDEIVRH, encoded by the coding sequence ATGGCGATTTGCCCGATCTGCGGCTCGGAGGCCAAGCCCCGCGCCGAAAATCCGAGCTTCCCGTTCTGCGCGCCGCGCTGCAAGACGATCGACCTCGGCAAGTGGATGGACGAGGAGTACCGCATCCCGGCCGACGATTCGCCGGACGAGGACGACCACCCGGACGACGAGATCGTGCGACACTGA
- a CDS encoding recombinase family protein, protein MPIRVALYLRRSTEEHQEASLEVQEEEARRFLQKKFGTYVVSPEHVFVDSGVSRAEFAKRPGLIALLSAIEKKEVDVLVTRDETRLGGDMIRVSLLLQDILDAGVRVYYYYSGEEVRLDDATARFLITARNFAAELEREKISQRTHEHLLVKARKGLNVGGRVYGYDNVEVMDGERRKHVEYRVNAEQAAVVLEIFTRFARGEGYRTIAKELNARGLPSPSAGKRGTGSWSPSAVFEIIHRERYLGRIVWNKFEKMYRKGTKVRVERPEHEWLVVDAPHLRIISDELWAATHAQLKGKKLRRGEKSPPKKKGGRPATYLLSGITKCGCCGGALTVLDTRFGQHMVKAYICSYRRDRGETVCKNALRRPVDRVNQGVVDWIQTNILSEELVVDALKEVSRRIAARAKQQNAELPKLEAEAHKLRAEIANLVDQIASSPKAVSEPLIAGLNERQERVNELDARIRATKAAPEAMSLEVRRMEAEAKARLAGLREMLERNPREARTLLSTIFDGKLTATPVKMPDGPRLQVEGRASVGRMLALEAEGLVIQTPQTKWRPQRDSNPC, encoded by the coding sequence ATGCCGATCCGAGTCGCGCTCTACCTACGACGTTCGACCGAGGAGCATCAGGAGGCGAGCCTCGAGGTGCAGGAAGAAGAAGCGCGTCGCTTCCTCCAGAAGAAGTTCGGGACCTACGTCGTCTCGCCCGAGCACGTCTTCGTCGACAGCGGCGTGAGCCGCGCCGAGTTCGCGAAGCGGCCCGGGCTCATCGCCCTCCTCTCCGCGATCGAGAAGAAGGAGGTCGACGTCCTCGTCACGCGGGACGAGACCCGCCTCGGCGGGGACATGATCCGCGTGTCCCTCCTTCTTCAGGACATCCTCGATGCCGGCGTGCGCGTCTACTACTACTACTCCGGCGAAGAAGTCCGGCTCGACGACGCCACCGCCCGCTTCTTGATCACCGCGCGGAACTTCGCCGCCGAGCTCGAGCGGGAGAAGATCTCGCAGCGCACCCACGAGCATCTCCTCGTGAAGGCGCGCAAGGGCCTCAACGTGGGTGGCCGGGTCTACGGCTACGACAACGTCGAGGTGATGGACGGCGAGCGGAGGAAGCACGTCGAGTACAGGGTGAACGCCGAACAGGCGGCCGTCGTCCTCGAGATCTTCACCCGCTTCGCCAGGGGGGAGGGCTACCGCACGATCGCGAAGGAGCTCAACGCGCGAGGTCTCCCGTCACCCTCGGCCGGCAAGCGCGGTACGGGCTCGTGGTCGCCTTCGGCCGTCTTCGAGATCATCCACCGGGAGCGGTACCTCGGGCGCATCGTCTGGAACAAGTTCGAGAAGATGTACCGCAAGGGGACGAAGGTGCGCGTCGAGCGACCGGAGCACGAGTGGCTCGTCGTCGACGCACCCCACCTCCGGATCATCAGCGACGAGCTCTGGGCTGCGACGCATGCCCAGTTGAAGGGGAAGAAGCTGCGGCGCGGGGAGAAGTCTCCTCCGAAGAAGAAGGGCGGCCGTCCGGCCACGTACTTGCTCAGCGGCATCACGAAGTGTGGATGCTGCGGCGGCGCGCTGACCGTCCTGGACACCCGCTTCGGCCAGCACATGGTCAAGGCGTACATCTGCTCGTACCGCCGCGATCGCGGCGAGACCGTCTGCAAGAACGCCCTGAGGCGCCCGGTCGACCGCGTGAACCAGGGCGTCGTCGACTGGATCCAGACGAACATCCTCTCCGAGGAGCTCGTGGTGGATGCCCTCAAGGAAGTGAGCCGGCGCATCGCCGCGCGCGCGAAGCAACAGAACGCCGAGCTTCCGAAGCTCGAGGCCGAGGCCCACAAGCTTCGTGCGGAGATCGCGAACCTCGTCGACCAGATCGCCTCCAGCCCGAAGGCCGTCAGCGAACCCCTCATCGCCGGGCTCAACGAGCGCCAGGAGCGGGTGAACGAGCTCGACGCCCGCATCCGGGCGACCAAGGCGGCCCCGGAGGCGATGAGCCTCGAGGTGCGGCGGATGGAGGCCGAGGCCAAGGCCCGGCTCGCCGGCCTTCGGGAGATGCTCGAGCGGAACCCGAGGGAAGCGCGCACACTCCTCTCCACGATCTTCGACGGCAAGCTCACGGCGACGCCGGTGAAGATGCCCGACGGGCCGCGGCTGCAAGTCGAAGGGCGAGCTTCCGTTGGCCGGATGCTCGCCCTCGAGGCGGAGGGGCTTGTGATCCAAACCCCCCAGACAAAGTGGCGTCCCCAACGGGATTCGAACCCGTGTTAG
- the rpsT gene encoding 30S ribosomal protein S20: MANHPSAEKRNRQRLVKTARNRAINSAVRTLVKRVRTALHAKDKAAAGAALKAATVALDKASAKGAIHTKAASRTISRLSAQVHALA, encoded by the coding sequence ATGGCCAATCATCCGTCCGCAGAGAAGCGCAACCGCCAGCGTCTCGTCAAAACCGCTCGCAACCGCGCGATCAACAGCGCTGTCCGCACGCTCGTGAAGCGTGTCCGCACGGCCCTCCATGCGAAGGACAAGGCCGCGGCCGGGGCCGCGCTCAAGGCCGCGACCGTCGCGCTCGACAAGGCGTCGGCGAAGGGCGCGATCCACACGAAGGCCGCTTCCCGTACGATCTCGCGTCTCTCGGCGCAGGTCCACGCGCTCGCGTAG
- a CDS encoding PEGA domain-containing protein produces the protein MRRFSYALFALLVLASPRAAWADEAAARAHFKKGIELYDKKLFVEALSEFQDAYREKPSAGIKQNIALCLKGLNRPADAASAFDEALDEGKDTLKPETKAAIERELTELSRSVATVKITIVGADEKKAAATVISITPAGQPTHSLAPGAQRRPIRLMPGIYTFSAKIPGQADPEPKKFALVTGAPVDASFGSVSAVVTGTLTIRANVPDASIRVDGAELGQGTWTGPVPAGKHKAEVSAPGWKTVQFDVSVPANATVESPVTLQPASAAPGEYVAPVTPPPEKPKRIYLVITGALEGASYRFSDDLGETPPSGERRGVAGLAVGGRFGFLLNKVIALEAFVAVGQDATTYKLPSANEERTTQLTHWQLTPSIRFQTPGKSRFTAATGFGVHGLTVESTAPNGVTRKGSGVAASWLIDAGGQFDLGPLFLEACLFFDVHGVGSVADDAAPDSRFLLASPAVRGGLRVGLGIPF, from the coding sequence GTGCGTCGCTTCTCTTATGCGCTCTTCGCGCTCCTCGTGCTGGCGTCGCCGCGCGCGGCGTGGGCGGACGAAGCGGCGGCGCGCGCGCATTTCAAGAAGGGCATCGAGCTCTACGACAAGAAGCTGTTCGTCGAGGCGCTCTCCGAGTTCCAGGACGCGTATCGCGAGAAGCCGTCGGCGGGCATCAAGCAGAACATCGCGCTCTGTCTCAAGGGCCTGAATCGTCCCGCCGACGCGGCGTCCGCGTTCGACGAAGCGCTCGACGAAGGCAAGGACACGCTCAAGCCGGAGACGAAGGCCGCGATCGAGCGTGAGCTCACCGAGCTCTCCCGCTCTGTCGCGACGGTGAAGATCACGATCGTCGGCGCCGACGAGAAGAAGGCCGCGGCGACGGTCATCTCGATCACGCCCGCGGGCCAGCCCACGCACTCGCTCGCGCCGGGCGCGCAGCGTCGTCCGATCCGCTTGATGCCTGGAATCTACACGTTCAGCGCGAAGATCCCGGGCCAGGCAGATCCCGAGCCGAAGAAGTTCGCCCTCGTCACCGGCGCGCCCGTCGACGCCTCGTTCGGCAGCGTGTCCGCGGTCGTGACGGGCACGCTCACGATCCGCGCGAACGTGCCCGACGCATCCATCCGCGTCGACGGCGCGGAGCTCGGGCAGGGCACGTGGACGGGCCCGGTCCCCGCGGGGAAGCACAAGGCCGAGGTCTCGGCGCCGGGCTGGAAGACGGTGCAGTTCGACGTGAGCGTCCCCGCGAACGCGACGGTGGAGAGCCCGGTCACGCTCCAGCCCGCCTCCGCCGCGCCGGGCGAATACGTCGCGCCCGTCACGCCTCCACCCGAGAAGCCGAAGCGCATCTACCTCGTCATCACGGGCGCGCTCGAGGGCGCGAGCTATCGCTTCTCCGACGATCTCGGCGAGACACCTCCGAGCGGCGAGCGTCGCGGCGTCGCCGGCCTCGCGGTCGGCGGTCGTTTCGGCTTCCTCCTCAACAAGGTCATCGCGCTCGAGGCCTTCGTCGCGGTCGGGCAGGACGCGACGACGTACAAGCTGCCGAGCGCGAACGAAGAGCGGACGACGCAGCTCACGCACTGGCAGCTCACGCCGTCGATCCGCTTCCAGACGCCAGGCAAGTCGCGCTTCACCGCCGCGACGGGCTTCGGCGTCCACGGCCTCACGGTGGAGTCCACCGCGCCCAACGGCGTGACGCGAAAGGGCAGCGGCGTCGCGGCGTCGTGGCTCATCGACGCCGGCGGGCAGTTCGATCTCGGCCCGCTGTTCCTCGAGGCGTGTCTCTTCTTCGACGTCCACGGCGTCGGGAGCGTCGCCGACGACGCTGCGCCCGACAGCCGCTTCCTCCTCGCGTCCCCGGCGGTGCGCGGGGGTCTGCGGGTGGGCCTCGGCATCCCGTTCTGA
- a CDS encoding PD-(D/E)XK nuclease family protein, which produces MPESLIELRKRPHLSISAVKSWLQCPRKFALQYRERARPDYLPAALILGSAWHSAVAGWLDEAADDEALDDQLRDDLRDRLRRDDLPVLFDDADEDADSFIERAVAMFKTFRGSVAQPKMVLGTEIAFATAIAHPQTGEVLPVPVIGAMDAIVVEEDGVGSLWELKTAKKKWSPDQAEFDPQVTLYRRAARELGYNGVRLRILVTTKTREPAVQVLNVARNDGDEAELAELFFEVHRAIEAGIGPRQRGWACRTCQYASSCRP; this is translated from the coding sequence ATGCCCGAATCCCTCATCGAGCTGCGGAAGAGGCCGCACCTCTCAATCAGCGCTGTAAAGTCCTGGCTCCAGTGCCCTCGGAAGTTCGCCCTCCAGTACAGGGAGCGGGCGCGCCCCGACTACCTGCCCGCGGCATTGATCCTCGGGTCCGCCTGGCACTCGGCGGTCGCTGGGTGGCTCGACGAGGCCGCCGATGACGAGGCGCTCGACGATCAGCTCCGCGATGATCTCCGTGATCGGCTCCGTCGGGATGACCTGCCGGTGCTTTTCGACGACGCCGACGAGGACGCCGACAGCTTCATCGAGCGGGCGGTCGCAATGTTCAAGACGTTTCGAGGATCGGTCGCCCAGCCGAAGATGGTCCTCGGCACCGAGATCGCCTTCGCCACGGCGATCGCACACCCGCAGACCGGCGAGGTCCTACCCGTCCCCGTCATTGGCGCGATGGACGCCATAGTCGTCGAGGAGGACGGCGTGGGCTCGCTTTGGGAGCTCAAGACCGCGAAGAAGAAGTGGAGCCCGGACCAGGCCGAATTCGACCCACAGGTGACGCTCTACCGTCGGGCAGCGCGGGAGCTCGGGTACAACGGCGTCCGTCTCCGCATCCTGGTCACCACGAAGACCCGCGAGCCGGCGGTTCAAGTCCTCAACGTGGCCCGGAACGACGGCGATGAGGCCGAGCTCGCCGAGTTGTTCTTCGAGGTCCACCGCGCGATCGAGGCCGGCATCGGACCGAGACAGCGGGGCTGGGCGTGTCGGACGTGCCAGTACGCGAGCTCGTGTCGACCATGA